TCTCGATCGAGTCCTTGATGGTGGCGAGCACGCGCTGCTGGCGCGGGGTCAGGCCGGTGGCGTCCGGCGGGCCGTCGGGCATCTCGATGACGTTCTTGTCGTCCTGCTTGGCCATCTGGCTCAGTCCTCCCGCATGGTGCCCCGCTCCGTCCGCCCGGACCGGGTGAGGCCACCGTAGACCTCCCGGCACCCGTGGATCAAACACCTGTTCGAAGCAGCGTGTCGCTAGCGTCGCGTCCATGACGGGTGCTGGGGCGACGAGCTGTGTGGTGACGGGTGGGGCGCGTGGGATCGGGCGCGGCATCGCGGAGCTGCTGGTCGCGCGTGGTCACCGGGTGGTCGTGAGCGATGTCGACGCCGAGGCGGTCGCCGCGACCGCCGCGGAGATCGGCGCGGTCGCCGGCCTCGCCCACGACGTACGCGACCCGGACGCGCACCGCGCGGTCGCGGCCGAGGCGGTGCGCCACGCGCCGCTCGCGGCGTGGTTCAACAACGCCGGCGTCGGCGACGACGGGACCCTCGCGGCGCTGACGGACGAGCAGGTGCGCCGGCTGGTCGAGGTCAACCTGCTCGGCACGATGTGGGGGACCCGTGCGGCGCTGGACGCGTTCGGGCCGCGCGGCGGCGACGTGGTCAACGTCGCGTCGCTCGCCGGCCTCACGCCCACGCCGGGCTACGCCGTCTACGGCGCCACCAAGGCGGGAGTGGTGGCGCTCAGCGGGTCGGTCAACGCCGAGTCGCCGCGGGGCGTACGCGTCCACGCGCTGTGCCCGGACGGCGCCGACACCGCGAT
This genomic interval from Nocardioides palaemonis contains the following:
- a CDS encoding SDR family NAD(P)-dependent oxidoreductase translates to MTGAGATSCVVTGGARGIGRGIAELLVARGHRVVVSDVDAEAVAATAAEIGAVAGLAHDVRDPDAHRAVAAEAVRHAPLAAWFNNAGVGDDGTLAALTDEQVRRLVEVNLLGTMWGTRAALDAFGPRGGDVVNVASLAGLTPTPGYAVYGATKAGVVALSGSVNAESPRGVRVHALCPDGADTAMLAAQDPAGMGAQLVHSGGAILSVSQVAEAAVALLGSRRVVRTVPGWRGGVARSAALAPGVSQHLVGLFAAQGRRAMRRR